The sequence ATACCTAACAGAGCTAGTATGGAAGCTAAAATAATTGCTGGATAAAATACTGGAGCATACGCCCCTTTTTCTCTTTGCATAAAATATTACTTTTCTGATTACTAGTAACTATTTAACATAACATGTCTTTTTCCGTATATCAAAAATAGATATTTTTCTTATTTAAAGATCATTATAAAAAACATAGAATATAGACAATAGTTTATATTAAGTGATTTTAATGAGAAATCTTACACAAAAGTTACATAAAGAAATAAAAAAACTCCAGACATCTCAAGGTAGAAAAAAATCTCCTTATTATGTGATAGAGGGGCTAAGATGCTGTCAAGAAGCTATTCAAAGACTTCCAGCTTCAGATATACATACAATAATAGTAACCGAAAAGTCAGATAGTGACTTATATCCTATAGACAAAAAATACACGGTTTCTGAAAAAGATATTAATGAGCTCTCACAAACTCAAAATTCACAAGGGATTTTAATATTAGCTTATAAAAAAAGTTTTAATGAGCTTAAATTTGATGATGATTTTATACTAGTATTAGATAGGATCCAAGATCCTGGAAATATTGGTACAATACTCCGTACAGCAATAGCTGTTGGCCTAACAGAAATAGTTCTTGTCAATGGCTCTGTGGATCCATTTAATCCTAAAGCAATACGTGCAGGTATGGGTGCACAGTTTAGTTTAAGATTCGATTATATTGATGATCTTAAAGAGCTAAAAAATATTTCAAAGCTTAAGAATCATCAAAT is a genomic window of Francisella sp. LA112445 containing:
- a CDS encoding RNA methyltransferase yields the protein MRNLTQKLHKEIKKLQTSQGRKKSPYYVIEGLRCCQEAIQRLPASDIHTIIVTEKSDSDLYPIDKKYTVSEKDINELSQTQNSQGILILAYKKSFNELKFDDDFILVLDRIQDPGNIGTILRTAIAVGLTEIVLVNGSVDPFNPKAIRAGMGAQFSLRFDYIDDLKELKNISKLKNHQIWLTTPHEGISCYDKNFKLTDSVLVLGEEANGIQDFSVGEKTMIPTLSDIESLNVAQAATIYLFEGLRQKLLK